The following proteins are encoded in a genomic region of Triticum dicoccoides isolate Atlit2015 ecotype Zavitan chromosome 1B, WEW_v2.0, whole genome shotgun sequence:
- the LOC119349286 gene encoding myb-related protein Hv33-like → MGRPTSGGVQQQQPKLRKGLWSPEEDEKLYGHIIRYGVGCWSSVPRLAGLHRCGKSCRLRWLNYLRPDLKRGTFSQEEEDHIVALHQILGNRWSQIASHLPGRTDNEIKNFWNSCIKKKLRQQGIDPATHKPMASGAATTALPDVEVEDRKPLAAGADGSLALKQSAEFDPFPVCADYGGGFSGELGAANAAALYVQFGHCKDGADEDAGFGAADYSCVLDVSENLGYGESSSNSSNWNYGSEVGSVLDGEVLHWGKAEMERQHDEPLEHKFSLPCQEQSLLANFEFNLEQYF, encoded by the exons ATGGGACGTCCGACGTCTGGgggcgtgcagcagcagcagcccaaGCTCCGCAAGGGGCTGTGGTCGCCCGAGGAAGACGAGAAGCTCTACGGCCACATCATCCGGTACGGCGTCGGCTGCTGGAGCTCCGTCCCCAGGCTCGCCGGGCTGCACCGGTGCGGCAAGAGCTGCCGCCTCCGCTGGCTCAACTACCTCCGCCCCGACCTCAAGCGCGGCACCTTCTCGCAGGAGGAGGAGGACCACATCGTCGCGCTCCACCAGATCCTCGGCAACAG GTGGTCTCAGATCGCGTCGCACCTGCCGGGCCGGACGGACAACGAGATCAAGAACTTCTGGAACAGCTGCATCAAGAAGAAGCTCCGGCAGCAGGGCATCGACCCGGCCACGCACAAGCCCATGGCCTCCGGCGCAGCCACGACGGCATTGCCGGACGTGGAAGTGGAAGACCGTAAGCCCCTTGCCGCGGGGGCCGACGGCAGCCTCGCTCTGAAGCAGTCGGCGGAGTTCGACCCGTTCCCGGTGTGCGCCGACTACGGCGGTGGGTTCTCCGGCGAACTCGGCGCCGCTAACGCGGCCGCACTGTACGTCCAGTTCGGCCACTGTAAGGACGGCGCGGACGAGGATGCCGGGTTCGGCGCCGCGGAttacagctgcgtgctggacgtgtCGGAGAACCTGGGCTACGGGGAGAGCTCGAGCAACAGCAGCAACTGGAACTACGGCAGCGAGGTGGGCAGCgtgctcgacggcgaggtgctgcaCTGGGGCAAGGCGGAGATGGAGCGGCAGCACGACGAGCCGCTGGAGCACAAGTTCTCGTTACCCTGCCAAGAACAGAGCCTCCTTGCAAATTTCGAGTTCAATTTGGAACAATACTTCTGA